GATGTTCGCCAGCATGCGCGAAGTCGGGTAGAGGCGAGTGGTGTCGATCTTGGTATCGAGATTGAAGAACGCATCGCGCGTCTTCAGCGCCATCACGACTTCTTCCAGCGAACAGTTGCCGGCCCGTTCGCCGATGCCGTTGATCGTGCATTCGATTTGCCGCGCCCCCGCGACCACGGCGGTCAGGCTGTTGGCGACCGCCATGCCGAGATCGTCATGGCAATGCACCGACAGCCGGATCTTCTCGATGCCACGGACATTCTTGCGCAGGTAACGAAACAGCTCCGCGAATTCATCGGGCACCGTGTAACCGACGGTGTCGGGAATGTTCACCGTGGTCGCGCCCGCGTCGATCACTGCTTCGACCACCTGCGTGAGGAAATCGAGCTCGGTGCGCGAAGCATCTTCCGGCGAGAACTCGACGTCGTCGCACAACTCGCGCGCGAACTTCACGCCTTCGACCGCCGCCTTGATGATCTCTTCCCGCGCCATGTTCAACTTGAACTGCCGGTGGATGGCGCTGGTCGCGAGGAACACGTGGATGCGGCGATTCGCCGCCGGCGCGATCGCCTTCGCGACGTGATTGATGTCGTCGCGGTGGCAACGCGCGAGGCCGCAGATGATCGGTCCCTGCACCTCGCGCGCCACCGCGTTCACACTCTCCCAGTCGCCACGCGAGGCGGCTGGAAAGCCCGCCTCGATGACGTCCACGCCCAGATCCGCCAGCGCGCGCGCCACCCGAAGCTTTTCGGGTTGCGCCATGCTGCAGCCCGGCGATTGCTCGCCATCGCGCAGCGTCGTGTCGAAGATCATGACTCGTTCGCGCCGGGACATGGGTGTTACCTCGGTTTCAGGTCGAAGTTGTTAGCGGCCCTGCTCGAGCCACGGCATGCGAGCGCGCAGCTCGGCACCGACCGATTCCAGCTGGTGGTCGAGATCGGCCTTCATGAGGCGGTTGTATTCCTTGCGGCCGCCGGCGTTCTCGGCGATCCACTGCTTGGCAAACTTGCCCTGCTGGATTTCCTTGAGGATCTTGCCCATCTCTTTCTTGGTCTTGTCGTTGATCACGCGCGGGCCGCGCGTCAGATCGCCGTACTTGGCCGTGTCGGAGATGAACTTGTGCATCTTGGTGAGGCCGCCTTCGTGCAGCAGGTCGACGATGAGCTTGAGCTCGTGCAGGCACTCGTAGTACGCGACCTCGGGCTGATAACCCGCTTCGACCAGCGTTTCGAAACCCTTGAGCACGAGATCGCTCGTGCCGCCGCACAGCACGGCCTGTTCGCCGAACAGATCCGTCTCGGTCTCTTCCGCGAACGTGGTCTCGAGCACGCCGCCGCGTGTACCGCCGATGCCGTGACCGTAGGCGAGGGCCTTGGCGAACGCCTTGCCGGTGGAATCCTGGTACACCGCGATCAGCGACGGCACGCCGCGACCCTGCTGATACTGACGGCGCACGAGATCGCCGGGACCTTTTGGCGCGATCAGGACGACGTCCAGATCCTTGCGCGGCTTGATCTGCTTGAAGTGGATGTTGAAGCCGTGGGCGAAC
This sequence is a window from Pseudomonadota bacterium. Protein-coding genes within it:
- a CDS encoding 2-isopropylmalate synthase; this translates as MSRRERVMIFDTTLRDGEQSPGCSMAQPEKLRVARALADLGVDVIEAGFPAASRGDWESVNAVAREVQGPIICGLARCHRDDINHVAKAIAPAANRRIHVFLATSAIHRQFKLNMAREEIIKAAVEGVKFARELCDDVEFSPEDASRTELDFLTQVVEAVIDAGATTVNIPDTVGYTVPDEFAELFRYLRKNVRGIEKIRLSVHCHDDLGMAVANSLTAVVAGARQIECTINGIGERAGNCSLEEVVMALKTRDAFFNLDTKIDTTRLYPTSRMLANIVGVPIPRNKAIVGENAFAHESGIHQHGMLKHHSTYEIMRPQDVGLSRSSLVLGKHSGRHALRERVRELGFELDDVEFARVFEEFKALADRKKELYDGDIEALVLQAEHSAVGPWSLSNLRTASDANKAEATVTLRHSDGREIEMRATGDGPVDAALKAIERATGVQVVLRKFEVRSVSAGEDAQGEALVYVEYNARTYRGSSVSTNIVESATQAFLEVINRIELSQANLQRTREERTGAAQIAQAAV
- the ilvC gene encoding ketol-acid reductoisomerase, whose product is MTKLYSGKDVDKKALKKARIAILGYGSQGRAHALNLADSGHDVVVGVRKGGASWKKAKKDGLKVAEPNDAAAGADLVAMLVPDLAQADLYKSVEKSLKKGAALLFAHGFNIHFKQIKPRKDLDVVLIAPKGPGDLVRRQYQQGRGVPSLIAVYQDSTGKAFAKALAYGHGIGGTRGGVLETTFAEETETDLFGEQAVLCGGTSDLVLKGFETLVEAGYQPEVAYYECLHELKLIVDLLHEGGLTKMHKFISDTAKYGDLTRGPRVINDKTKKEMGKILKEIQQGKFAKQWIAENAGGRKEYNRLMKADLDHQLESVGAELRARMPWLEQGR